The Spiroplasma endosymbiont of Atherix ibis nucleotide sequence ATTAGCAACAACAGCTGTTGAAAAAAGTTATACAGATAAAATAGAGAAAGTTTATTACTCAAATGGTAAAAAATTTGAAAATAAATTCGATTTGGAAGAGTATTATTATTCAAATTTTCTAAATAATAATACTCTTCCATCCAAAGAATTGTATAAGTATGGTAATTTAGCTTATACAAAAGAAGGTTTAGAATAACAAATAGAAAATTCATTACAAGTATAATATACAACAAAAAGTGGAGACAAATTTCTTTATAGTCAAATTAATGACTTATCAGTTATAAAACCAACAGAAAGTGATCTATCAAAAATAAATAAAGTTTATAGTTCACCAGGTCTTTATCATCTTTAACAATTGGATGAAAATGATGGTTTATATACAGGTGATTCAATTATTGAATCAAGTGCAAATATTGAAGAACTTATTTTAAATAAAAATAATTGAGAATTAAAAAGTTCAAAAACTACTAGTTCAAAAGATGCATTATTTGGTTTAATTAGTTCATTAATTGCTTGTATAGTAGAACAGTTAATATTTATATTAACTATGGATATTAATTTACCTAGAGATTTAATTAAGTTAGAATATAGATTTAAAGAACGAGAATCTCTTACAATTAAAAATATTTTTGGAGGATTTGGTTTAGAAAAAGAAATGTATAATTTTAAAAATCTAATAAATAAGTATGGTTTAATTGCAAATTCAAATACTGCTATTAATAGTTTAAAAAATATAAATACTTTGAATTATTATGAATTATGTTCAATTTACTTATATCAAATGAGAGAAGCTTTTAGATTTTCAAATATCACTAGAGAATATAATCAAAAAGTTAATGAAATTTATTATAATTTCTTTTTAAAATTTAATTCTAATAAAGAATTAACATATTTTGTTGAAAAAATAGGTAAAGATGATGCAACATACATAACAGATTTTTTAGTTAATAGAAGTCAATTCAATAAGTTTATCACTTCAAGAAAAGATTCATTTGAAATTAGATATGTAATTAAAGTATTAGCAGATGAAGGTATGAATTTTGCACAAAAGGAACTTAATCAATTAGTTAAAGATATTGTTAAAAAAGTTCAAAAAAATAAGGGTGCATTTAAAGAATATGTAACAGATATACTTAATTTATCTGCTAAAGCTCAAAAAGCTTTAATAATAACTTCAGTTGTTATTGAAATTCTTTCTTTAATTCCCGTATCTAGTACAAAAACTTATCAATTCCAAATACCAGATACTCATCAAAAATTGGAATATCAAATGACTAATTTTATTCTTTCTTCTAAAAAATTTGATCCATCTGAAATTTTTAGAGTAACTCAATTAAAAAAACCTATTAAAAATGACATGTATTTATATGAGGGAAGATATTTTCCAACATATGATAATGCAGTTTTACAATTAAAAAGAAATATAATTGAAGATACTTTAAAAACTGGAAAAAAGATATATTTTTAATCTCAAGATGTTAATTACAGAAATGAAAATAAAGATATTCTTGTAAATCAATTATTAGAATATTATTTAAATAATTCAAAAATTAAAGAAAAATATACAGATTTTTTTGGAGGAAAATTTGATAATGAACAACAAGCTCTTAATAGCATGTTAAATAAAATGGAAAAAGAAGAATATCAAATATTTTATAGATATTTATTTAGTAACAATGAATATAGATATTTTAATTCTTATCAAGAAGCACAAAATTATGTAATTTCAACAATTGACTATAGTAATAAAAAAGTATCATTTTCTGAACTTATTGAAGGTAAAAATAAATATGATGAATTATATAATCTTGATTTTAAACAAACTAAAATTTATTACTTTGATTTTTATGGAATAAAATATTATTTTAAAGATAAAACTAATTTAATGTACTATATTATGAAATTGCTAAACTTCAAAAATAATTTAATTGAAATAGAAGTTGAACAATTTTGATTAAATAATAAATTTTTATCAAATAAAACAGATTATATTGAATATTTATATTCAAATTTAAAAGAAATTGACAATTCTAATGCAGGGAGGTTAAATTAATAAAAACAAAATTTTTATTATCTTTTATAGCATTTTTTTCTACAAGTGCTGGAGTAATATCAACTACTTTAGGACAAAATGCAAAAAAAACTTATAATGAAAAAGCTGAATTTCAAATTAATGAAATTGAAAAAGATTTAAAATTAAATTCTAAAACTACTGGCTCAGAATTTATTTATAACTATCAAGGTAAGCAATATAGAGATAAAAATTCAATACTTTCACAAGAATTTTTAAAAAATCCAATTTTACAAGAAACAACCTCTTCTAATCCAAATAAAATTATTAAAAACTATTCAACAAATGAACTTGATCCTAATAAAATATATGGAACTAGTTGAAATGATTTTGTAAAAGTTTATAAAAATGCATTAGGTAAAGCTGTTTTACCTTCATGTTTACTTGGTCAAAGTACAGGATGTTATAAAGACCCTATTAATGAAGAAACAAAATCTGTTCAAGATAGAGCATTAGACAGTTATATAAATAAAGAGTTAATAAGACCAAAATACTCTTATGACTCAATTGATTGATTTGATTCAGAGTTTGAAGCAAAAAATGCTTTTCAAAAAAATAATTTTACAATTAAACAATCTTTATTTTATTATTACAATGGATTTTATTATAATGCATTTAATAAAAATGATATGAAAGATCTTCAAACAAAATTGCATAAAGGATATTATTATGATGCATTTAAAACAAAATATGACAAAGATGGTTTAATGTATGAAGTTAATCAAGGACCTTTAAAAAATACAATGAAACAAAATCCTTTAGAAAATTCATTTAGATTTAAAAAGGATTATTTTAATGACTACTTTTATGATAATTTTTGATCTTATTTTTTAAATCAAACAAATGAGATTATAGATATTACTTTTAATTATTCAATTACACTAGATGCTCCTAGTGGACATTGATTTGAAATAATGGAAAATAGTTTTGAGGGAGTTAACTTAACTTTACTAAATAACAAAAAACAATTAAAAATCTCTGTTTCTGATTTTGCAAGAGAGCAAATTGAACTTCAAGATTTTATAAATAACTTAAAAACTAGAGGAAGATGAACTAGTCATTTAGTAAGTAATTGATGTGTACTTTGAAATGATAGAAGACAATGACATGACTTTGAGTTTTATAGATCAGGAAAGGAAAAAGGAAGGGAAAGGGAAAAAATTAAAATAGCATTAGAAACAAACGATGATAAATGTGGAGCTGGAGGATATAATGATACAAATCCTGAAAATATTAAAATTGATGAGAGTGAAATAAATGAAGATAATTACAAACTTAAATTTGAAAATAATGTTTTTATAAATAAATTAGATGTACTTTTTAAAATAAATGAATTAGAAAGTACTGATTTTAAAGGAAAAAATATTTTTAATAAGCAATTAGGAAAAGATATACAGGGTACTCTAAAAGAATTATCAAGTTTAAAAAATTCTCAAAACTATAAAGAATACTATAAAAAAGTATTATTTAGTATTCTTTTTGATAAATTAAAACAAAATTTATATAATACTGATATATCTAATTCGCCAATATTTGATGATTTAATGTATGGTTCTACATTAGATAATAAAGAAACTAAATATCAGTATTCATTTCATGAAAGTCAATTAAAATTTCAAAGTCAGATATTAAAACCAATAGAAAACAAAAATGAAAACTTAACTTTAAATATTGGAGATGTAGAATTTACTACAACTTTTAAAAATTGAAAAGAAAATTTTTATTTTTTAGAAAATGATAAAAATAATAATGGAATAAGAATTCAAAGAATGTACTATGTTGATAATAATAAAAGTAAAGATTTTAGTAAGTATTCAGATCAGTTAAAAGAAAATATGGCTTCAAATCCTAATGCAGCAAAAGAAATAATGTTTCAAAATTATTTACAAATTTTAAGAAAAGGTTATGAAATTTATGATATAAATGGAAAAATGTTTTTTTCAAGAAAAAATGAAAGTGAAGTTATTACTGAGTTAAAAAAACAAATAGAGCTAAGTTATAAATATATTCATAAAAATGAATCTATAAATTTAAAAGATCAAGAAAAGGATTGAGAAAATCTAATTAGTGATGGAAGATATACTATATTTAAATTTAAATTAAATACTGGTAAATGAGTATATTATAAAGATTACCAAAGTGCTTTAGAAATTTATAAAAATCAATCTTCTTTAATAAATTCAATTTCAGAAGAGTTCATTATTTATAAAATATATTCAACAATGATAAATAATAAATTAGTTAATTATGAGTGAAGTTCTAAAATAAATACTAGAATTTTGGCGGAAAAAATCTATAATGATAGTATAGTAGGGAGAAAATAAAAATGAAAAAATTATTATCAATACTTGGAGTTGTAAGCTTGGTAGGTTCAACTTCAGCTACAGTTGTATCTTGTCAAGAACAAGTTACGACAAAGCCACCTAAAATTAAAACAAAATGATCTGATGAAGATATTCTTCAAAGACTGGGAAATTTAGAATTTGAAGAAATGGATAATGGAGATATAAAAATGATTTCAAAAGAAAATCATTTTAAAATATGATCTGGTACAGAGAATGGAAATAAATATGAAAGAGTTATTTCAAAAGACAACGTAGAAAATAGTAAAATAAATTATTTTTATAATAGTTTATTGCCAACTGATGTAAGTTATGAAAAACCTTTTGGAATTGAATTAATGTCTGGATTTTATATTGGAAAAACTAAATAAGAAGTAAAAAAAATCTCGTTCTAAGGATATCTATAATGAAGTATCTGTTTTTGGCTCAGAAATGACAAATGAAATGCAATCAAAATGAAGAGGTAAAAATGATTTTTCAATATATTTTGGACTTTCAATACCATCATCAGCAGCTAAAAAAGTATTTGAATGTTCAGAATTTTGATCAAGTAATGTAGTGCAAGTTAAAACAAATAGTGGAAAAAAAATATATTTAGGTTTATCTTCATATTATGTTGATTATTTTATAGGATATGTAACAACTAATTTAAGTAACTTAATAAAAGAGTTTTTTGAAGAAAATAAAGAACAATTAAATTCTCCAGATTTAAAAGTAGAAGAAATTTTTAATGAGAAAAACTCTATTATTAGAGATGAAAATAATCAACATTTAAATTTAAAAATTTTAAATGCTAAATTTAATTTTAAAGATTTTATGAAAGATGAAACTGGTGAAGAATATTCGATTGATACAATGATGAGATCATTTTACTCAAAGAAAGTTCAAAAACATTATTCACATTATAAAGAAATTCAAAATTCAGCTTTTAAAAATTATAGATTTGGCAGTGATTGAGATGATAATGATAATAAAGATAAAGAAAAGCATTATAATGGTGGTTATAGAATATTTGGTCCAAATAATGAAAAATGAGAGGGTAATGATAAAATTTATATAAAAATAGATATTGTTTAATATAATTTATTCTTTAAAAGGTAGAAACTATTTTAAGTTAGTTTCTACCTTTTTTAATAGTTTATTTATTACAAAAAGTAATCTTGGGCTTTTATTTATTCCAATTGAAAAAAGTGTAAAATATTATGGTTAGAGGTAAAAAAAGATATAAAAACCAAGAGGAACAGAGGAATTAGTTGACTTAAAAGTAAGAGAACACTTTGCTTTAGAAGTAATAATTAGACAAATAGTTGATTAATTTAACTTTAATGAAATTAAAACATCTATTTTTGAAAGTTTATAATTTTTTAAAAGAGGAGTTGAACAAGAAACATATATTGTTTCTAAAGAAATGTATATTTTTAAAGATAGAAAAGATAGGGAATTAGCTTTAAGAGCTGAAGGAACTGTTTTAACAATTAGAACTATCTTAGAAAATAAAATGTATATTAATAAAAACTTACTTTTGAAATTATTTTATTTTGGTTCAATGTTCAAATATGAAAGACCTCAAGTCAATTATTTTTTCAAAGTCAGATATTAAAACCAATAGAAAACAAAAATGAAAACTTAACTTTAAATATTGGAGATGTAGAATTTACTATAAGTTTTAAAAAATGAAAAGAAAATTTTTATTTTTTAGAAAATGATAAAAATAATAATGGAATAAGAATTCAAAGAATGTACTATGTTGATAATAATAAAAGTAAAAATTTTAGTAAGTATTCAGATCAGTTAAAAGAAAATATGGCTTCAAATCCTAATGCAGCAAAAGAAATAATGTTTCAAAATTCTTTACAAATTTTAAGAAAAGGTTATGAAATTTATAATATAAATGGAAAAATGTTTTTTTTCAATAAAAAATGAAAATGAAGTTATTGTTGAGTTAAAAAAACAAATAGAGCTAAGTTATAAATATATTCATAAAAATGAATCTATAAATTTAAAAGATTAAAGTGAGTTGAAGTGAGTAGGCATATTTATGCCTATTTTTTTTATTTATATAGTTATTGTGCCATAAAAGACATCTTTATTTTTTCATTCTATATTTAAAAAACTATTTTGAGATTTTTTTGAGTTATATCATTTATCTCATTCAATAACATCAGTTATATAATGTTCAAGTGATTCATATTTGTTATTATGAATTGTTCCTTTTTTAAGTAAAGAGTGATAACTTTCAATAACAATGTTATCTGCACATGTTTTTTTCGCTCCTATTGATATAATTAAATTGTTCGAATCACAAACAGTTTTTCACGTTTTGCTTGTGTATTGAACTCCGTGATCTGAGTGAATAATTATTCCACTCGGATCTTTTATTTTTTTAATAACATTAATTGCTCTTTTTAAAGTAGCAATTACAAATTTTGCAGACATTTTATAAGAAATATCTGATGAAATAACTTCTTTTGTGAATCCATCGATTATTGTTGATTTATAAGCTTTCTTTCCTTTTCAAATTAAATAAGTAATATCTGTATATAAAATTTTGTATTTTTCTTTGACAGCACTATATTTTCTTTGAACAAGATCTGGATATTCTACATTTGAATTTTGTAGTTTTCTTTTATTTGCTTTTTTTAATTGATTTTTAGCAAATCTAGCTATAATTTTATTTTCTCGCATTACTTTTCGAATTATATATGTTGAATATTTATGAGATAGTTCTTTTGAAACTTGCCTATATCCAAATTGCTTTCTATTATCATTAAATACTTTTAAAATATCGTATTTTATATAATCAAATTTATTTTTTTTATCTATGAAACAATGATTTTTATATTTATCTCAATAGGATTTTTTTAAATTTAGTAACTCGAGTAGTTCCTTAATTGTTGTTTTATAATCTCTTGATTTAATAAAATTTATTTTTTCCTCTTTAGACATGTAGTTTCTCATGAGGTTAAAGACTTTTTTAAGGATTCATATTTCTCCTTCAAATTTTCTAATTCTGATTTATCTTCTTTAGATTTTGTATTAATGCATAAATTATTATCTGTTCTATAGATTGATTGTCAGGTTCCAATTGTTCCCATTGGCACTTTATATTTTTTATAAGCTTTTGTTACAACGTTTTCATTTGCATAAAGTATTACATCTACTTTAAATTATTCACTATATTTACTAAATTTTTGACCAAGTTTTGCCATATTTTTTTCTTCCTTTTAAATATTTTACATAAATTTTAATGCCTACTTTTTTCAACTCAGTCTAGATCAAGAAAAAGATTGAGAAAATTTAATAAGTGATGGAAGATATATTATATTTAAATTTAAATTAAATACTGGTAAATGAGTATATTATAAAGATTACCAAAGTGCTTTAGAAATTTATAAAAATCAATCTTATTTAATAAATTCAATTTCAGAAGAGTTCATTATTTATAAAATATATTCAACAATGATAAATAATAAATCAGCTAATTATGAGTGAAGTTCTAAAATAAATACTAGAATTTTGGCAGAAAAAATCTATAATGATAGTATAGTAGGGAGAAAATAAAGATTAAAAAATTACTAGCAGTACTTGGAGTTGTAAGTTTAATAGGTTCAACTTCAGCTACAGTTGTATCTTGTCAAGATCCAGTTACAACGACACCATCAAAAGAAAATAAAACAAAATGATCTGATGAAGATATTATTCAAAGATTAGGAAATTTATAATTTGAAGAAATGGATAATGTAGATATAAAAATTATTTCAAAAGAAAATCATTTTAAAATATGATCTGGTACAGAAAATGGAAATAACTATGAAAGAGTTATTTCAAAAGATAATGTAGAAAATAGTAAAATAAATTATTTTTATAATAGTTTATTACCAACTGATGTAAGTTATGAAAAACCATTTGGAATTGAATTAATGTCTGGATTTTACATTGGAAAAACTAAAGAAGAAGTAAAAAAATCTCGTTCTAAGGATAGGAATAATTTATTATCTGTTTATGGTTCAGAAATGACAAATGAAATGCAACCAAAATGAAGAGGTAAAAATGCTTTTTCAATATATTTTGGAATTTTATCACCAACAGCAAAACAAGTATTTAAATGTTCAAAATATTGATCAAGTAATGTAGTTAAAGTTAAAACAAATAGTGGAAAAGAAATGTATTTAGGTTTAACTTTATTTTATGTTGATTATTTTATTGGATATGTAACAACTAATTTAAGTAAGTGAATAAAAGAATTTTTTGAAGAAAATAAAGAACAATTAAATTCTCCAGATTTAAAAGTAGAAGAAATTTTTAATGAAAAAAACTCTATTATTAATAATGAAAATGATCAACATTTAAATTTAAGAATTTTAAATGCCAACTTTAAGTTTTCAGATTTTATTGAAAATAAAAATGGTAAAAAAAGACAAATTGGTATATAAATGTCTTCATTTTATGATAAGAAAGTTGAAAAACATTATCTAGATTATAAAGAAATTCAAAACTAAGCTTTTAAAAATTATAGTTTTGGTCCTAAGTTTGATAATAATGATAATAATAAAGATGAAGAAAAACATTATAGTGATGGTTATAGAATATTAGGTCCAAATAATTAAAAATGAGAACGTAATGATAGAATTTATATAAAAGTAGATATTGTTTAATACATTTTATTCTTTAAAAGGTTGAAACTATTTTAATTTAGTTTCAACCTTTTTTAATATTTTATTTATTACAAAAAAAGTAATCTTGGGCTTTTATTTATTCCAATTGAAAAAAAGTGTAAAATATTATGGTTAGAGGTGAAAAAAATGATACAAAAACCAAGAGGAACAGAGGATTTAGTTGACTTAAAAGTAAAAGAATACTTTGCTTTAGAAGTAATAATTAGACAAATAGTTGATTCATTTAACTATAATGAAATTAAAACACCTATTTTTGAAAGTTTAGAACTTTTTAAAAGAGGAGTTGGACAAGAAACAGATATTGTTTCTAAAGAAATGTATACTTTTAAAGATAGAAAAGATAGGGAATTAGCTTTAAGAGCTGAAGGAACTGCTCCAACAGTTAGAGCTATCTTAGAAAATAAAATGTATATTAATGAAAACTTACCTTTGAAATTATTTTATTTTGGTTCTATGTTCAGATATGAAAGACCTCAAGCTGGAAGAAACAGACAATTTAATCAATTTGGAGTTGAAGTTTTTGGTCCAAAAACAGCTGAAATTGATAGTGAAATTATTTGTTTATCATCTACTATTCTAAATACAATAGGATTAGACAATCACACAATACACTTAAATTATTTAGTTAATGGTGAACAAAGAAAAAAATATATTGAAGATTTAAAAAAATACTTAAAACCAAAAAAACTTTGTGATGATTGTAAAAAAAGAATTGAAACAAACCCTTTAAGAGTTTTGGATTGCAAAATTGATTCAAAACAATTTAGTGATGTTATTGATATGAAAGATTATTTATCAGATCAAGATAAAAAATACTTTGAAAATCTAATATTAAATTTAAAAAATATAGGAATAAAACCAGTTATAGATAAATTACTTGTTAGAGGTTTAGATTACTATAATAGTTTTGTTTATGAAGTAAAAGACAAAAATGGATCAACATTACTTGGTGGCGGAAGATATGATGAACTTGTAAATCAACTTGGAAATGTTGATTTACCTGCAACTGGTTTTGCTCTTGGAATGGAGCGAATTTTAATAGCACTTCAAGAAGAAGAAATCTATATTTCTCAACCAGCTAGTTTAGATGCATATATTATTGGATTAAGTGAAAAAGCAAAACAATTTTCAAATATTTTACTTTTAATGTTAAGAAAGTCAGGATTAAAAGTAGATTTTGATTTTATGAACAGAAGTATGAAATCAGCTTTTAAACAATCTGAAAAACTAAATGCAAAAAATATTATTATTATTGGAGATAATGAATTAAAAGAAAATGTTGTTATTGTAAAAAAACAAATAACAAAAGAAGAGAAAAAAGTAACTTTTGAAAAAATAGTAGATTTAATAATGGGAGAATAGAAAATGAAACGTACACATACATGTGGTCAACTTACTTTAAAAAATGTAAATGAAAATGTAATTTTGCAAGGATGACTTGCAAAAATTAGAAAAATGGGAGCAATGAATTTTATTGATTTAAGAGATAGATATGGAATAACTCAATTAGTAATTGATGAATCAATTAGTTTAGAAAATGTTAAATCAGAATATGTTTTAGAAGTTGAAGGAAAAGTTATTGAAAGAAAATCAAAAAACTTAGATCTTAAAACAGGAGAAATTGAAATTAAAGTAAGTAAAATAACTTTAATTAATAAATCTGAATTAACTCCTTTTGAAATTAAAGATGGAATTGAATCTCAAGAAGATACAAGATTAACTTATAGATATTTAGACTTAAGAAGAGCTGAAATGCAAAGTAATTTAATTATAAGAAGTAAAATGAATCATGTAATTAGAAACTTCTTTATTGAAAAAGACTTTATTGAAATAGAAACTCCAATTTTTGGTAAATCAACTCCAGAAGGAGCAAGAGACTTTTTAGTTCCTTCTAGATTAAACCAAGGAAAATTTTATGCTTTGCCTCAATCACCTCAACTATATAAACAATTGTTTATGATATCTGGTTTAGATAGATATTTTCAAATTGTTAAATGTTTTAGAGATGAAGATTTAAGAATTGACAGACAACCAGAATTTACACAATTGGATATGGAAATGTCATTTTC carries:
- the hisS gene encoding histidine--tRNA ligase; protein product: MIQKPRGTEDLVDLKVKEYFALEVIIRQIVDSFNYNEIKTPIFESLELFKRGVGQETDIVSKEMYTFKDRKDRELALRAEGTAPTVRAILENKMYINENLPLKLFYFGSMFRYERPQAGRNRQFNQFGVEVFGPKTAEIDSEIICLSSTILNTIGLDNHTIHLNYLVNGEQRKKYIEDLKKYLKPKKLCDDCKKRIETNPLRVLDCKIDSKQFSDVIDMKDYLSDQDKKYFENLILNLKNIGIKPVIDKLLVRGLDYYNSFVYEVKDKNGSTLLGGGRYDELVNQLGNVDLPATGFALGMERILIALQEEEIYISQPASLDAYIIGLSEKAKQFSNILLLMLRKSGLKVDFDFMNRSMKSAFKQSEKLNAKNIIIIGDNELKENVVIVKKQITKEEKKVTFEKIVDLIMGE
- a CDS encoding lipoprotein, which produces MKKLLSILGVVSLVGSTSATVVSCQEQVTTKPPKIKTKWSDEDILQRLGNLEFEEMDNGDIKMISKENHFKIWSGTENGNKYERVISKDNVENSKINYFYNSLLPTDVSYEKPFGIELMSGFYIGKTK
- a CDS encoding IS3 family transposase; translated protein: MSKEEKINFIKSRDYKTTIKELLELLNLKKSYWDKYKNHCFIDKKNKFDYIKYDILKVFNDNRKQFGYRQVSKELSHKYSTYIIRKVMRENKIIARFAKNQLKKANKRKLQNSNVEYPDLVQRKYSAVKEKYKILYTDITYLIWKGKKAYKSTIIDGFTKEVISSDISYKMSAKFVIATLKRAINVIKKIKDPSGIIIHSDHGVQYTSKTWKTVCDSNNLIISIGAKKTCADNIVIESYHSLLKKGTIHNNKYESLEHYITDVIEWDKWYNSKKSQNSFLNIEWKNKDVFYGTITI